The window aagaataaaactcAGTCTCTTAAAAGGTGCTTTAGATTAAGCTCGAAGAGACTCCGGATGTGTACCCTATCGGGAGAAATTTTGCAAATcaacccccccctcctcctccgaTTCACAGAACCCTTTACAATACAGTGAACTCACAGCAGCCAAAAGAAGTCGGATCAACCCGAAAAACCACTGACTGGTGACGAGGGAGGGGGGGCGCGCACGCGCAAACATCCACACAGACGCACGTACACAAACACTTCCACCTTCAAAAACGCTGCAGGTGAGATGGGTCAAAATTTTTTTATACTGATTTATCGCGACGAAGCATCCCAAGTTCATTTCTTACATTAAGCCAGCTGCTTCTGTATGGCAGGTGATATGTTTAGGAATACAAATGAGGCCAAGTCTGGCAACAAAAATCTACACAATTTCATACATTTCTATAGTAGATATCTGAAAATTGGCTTATTTGTTCTAAATTCTATTTACATTTTGTTGGAGTAGCCTATTAGAGTCCTGACTTATTGAGATCTTCAATTTCTCCTTGTGTATCAATATTAATTTGAAAATAAAGAGAACACAACCAACAAAAAAAGTCATTAAATATCACCATATTTGGTAAATCCCTCTGTAATCAACTTggggaaaacaaaagaagggaTGAAACTGGAATAGTCTGTAAAATGTCATGCATCTTTATTAAAAAActtatttacaggttaaaataaatatttgccTGTAATATTTGGACTACACGTTACACATGTTATGCTTAAATGTGCAAAGGAGgcattcatttatttctatGACCAATAGAGAAAGTGAAATGAAAGTAAgataatcagaaaaaaaaagcagtaaaacaaTCTCAgaattttgggacaaagaaaaaaatagtgcGTTTCCTAGTCGTATTTACCgtatattaaaatatttatttgctgTCCCTCCACCTAGGAGATTTACTATGAATTTACAGTAAGTAtagtattgtgtttttttttcttttttactgcgTGCGTAAGTACGAGCGCGCGCATGTGACATCATAGATGGGATTGGCTCGCATTGACTGGGGTGGAGAGTCCTTTATACAGGCTACAGAGGGAGAAGGAGCCGTGAGAGACAGAAGGAAGAGTTTTCTCCAGCCACGGACCCCAGCGCAGGGCCACTTCCAATCACAGCGAGCCACGCCCCGGggacaggggagactggaagcTCCCCCGCAGGCTAAACTTCAGAGATGGATGGGGGAGTGGACTGTGGCGAGGAGTTTTAGTAGGGCACAGGTTGACAAGATGAAGTTCGGGAAGAGCATCTGTGTGCTCAATGTAGGGGGAACCCGGTACGCCTTCACCCGTGAGGTGATCAGGGATTTCCCTCTCCGGCGCGTCAGCCGCTTGCATGCTTGCTCAAGCGAGAAAGAGGTCCTTGAACTGTGTGATGACTATGACCGGGACCGGAATGAGTTTTTCTTCGACCGCCACGCACAGGCTTTTGTGTTCATTATGCTGTACGTGCGCTCCGGTAAACTCCGATTTGTTCCCGGAGTGTGTGAGCTATCTTTCTACTCAGAAATGCTCTACTGGGGGCTGGAAAGCGCGCACTTGGACTCCTGCTGCCAGAAACGCCTCGATGATAGGATGTCCGACATAGGACTGGACACTCTGTCGGAGGTTGATATCGTATTGTCAGGAGATGAATCCCAAAGCCCGGACGAGTCAGTGCCACGGACTGCACTCACTGGCCGCGTTAAATGGCTCGAGAAGATGCGCAAAACATTTGAGGAGCCCAACTCTTCTCTTGCAGCGCAGCTTTTGGCGTCTGTGTCCGTGATCTTTGTGATTGTGTCCATGATAATGTTGTGTGCTAGCACGCTACCAGACTGGGATACAGCAAAGAAAAACACTGTGGAGGAACACAGGTAGGCAATGGTTTAAGATCAAACTTTTGGTTTAAGGAATAGAAGGGCCCACTTGTGAAAATGCTTCCAAATGTTCATGCGCAATGTGCGCTGACGTCCCGCAATTGAGATGGTGCCCATTATTCCTGTGCGTAAAAGTGAGCTCAACAGGTTAAACCATGTGAAGAATGAGCTCATTTCACAAAAAACgctccataaataaataaataaacacactcTTAAACACTTGAAGATTCTCATATGAGCGCCTGCATGTGTCTAAAACAGCAGTCAAACTCATTGCGCATATCAAGGCTGGCGCTTTAAGACATCTTTGATAATCCTTTTTTGTGTGCGCTAAAATAATTTTGTGCTTCACTgttaaaaggtaaaaaaaagcaaacaaataattttgaaacatgaaaaaaaatcaagacgTAAGGTGGATATGCCAAATTTCAGGCAATCCCTTAAACATTAGGACCCTCGTGACAGTCAGGCAAGCTCCCCAAAGGAAGCAAATCAATGATCAACAAGTAGTCATGAAGTGTTAATTATTGAGGGAGCCTTCCTTTGCTCCTCTTACC of the Odontesthes bonariensis isolate fOdoBon6 chromosome 23, fOdoBon6.hap1, whole genome shotgun sequence genome contains:
- the kcng3 gene encoding voltage-gated potassium channel regulatory subunit KCNG3, coding for MGEWTVARSFSRAQVDKMKFGKSICVLNVGGTRYAFTREVIRDFPLRRVSRLHACSSEKEVLELCDDYDRDRNEFFFDRHAQAFVFIMLYVRSGKLRFVPGVCELSFYSEMLYWGLESAHLDSCCQKRLDDRMSDIGLDTLSEVDIVLSGDESQSPDESVPRTALTGRVKWLEKMRKTFEEPNSSLAAQLLASVSVIFVIVSMIMLCASTLPDWDTAKKNTVEEHRIVEAVCIGWFTAECIVRFLVARDKWDFIRHPLNIIDVIAITPYYVTMAMARAGMPGAGLGVAGVILRVLRMMRVFWLMKLARHFLGLQTLGLTLTRCYREMVMLMVFVCVAMAIYSALAQLLEHGLDLGTQNQDYASIPAAAWWVIISMTTVGYGDVYPVTVGGRVLGGMCVVSGIVLLALPITFIYHSFVQCYNELKVRSARCARSLSTEMLQ